Proteins encoded in a region of the Paenibacillus sp. W2I17 genome:
- a CDS encoding helix-turn-helix domain-containing protein — MVHTVSYAFRNDDTSIMTLDSIGWQIVSSEEYRCPSDDRPDPGHVVFQYTLNGQGYLDIDNQTIPLPKGHALLVKISGEHCYYYKQENNEPWEFIWINIRGDEANRIWDMTHDNEGHVIRRNADSPLIQELWQIIHLIHQEKVTDKYRLSMQVYRWLLILVQTSRDAEKDIGALSITTIEKCKKFIRENYASPLTLDLLASHCDINKHYLCRLFQKSEKTSPLAYLKDRRIEVAIRLLRTTELPISQIGQQCGFESPSYFGKVFRQYMSMSPKEYRLNKLEFPYEAIYYE; from the coding sequence ATGGTTCATACGGTTTCTTATGCTTTTCGTAATGACGATACATCAATCATGACACTGGACTCTATTGGATGGCAGATCGTTTCTAGCGAGGAATATCGTTGTCCAAGCGATGATAGACCGGACCCGGGGCACGTCGTTTTTCAATACACACTTAATGGTCAGGGTTATCTGGATATTGACAATCAAACGATTCCTTTACCGAAGGGACATGCCCTACTTGTTAAAATCTCCGGAGAACATTGTTATTACTATAAACAAGAGAACAACGAACCATGGGAATTTATATGGATCAACATTCGCGGGGATGAAGCCAACCGAATTTGGGATATGACCCATGATAATGAGGGACATGTCATTCGACGAAACGCGGACTCTCCCTTGATTCAAGAGTTATGGCAAATTATCCATTTGATTCATCAAGAGAAAGTTACGGACAAGTATCGCTTGTCCATGCAAGTCTATCGGTGGTTGCTTATCCTGGTACAGACGAGTCGGGATGCGGAAAAGGATATTGGTGCCCTTTCCATAACAACGATTGAGAAATGTAAAAAATTCATTCGAGAGAATTATGCATCTCCATTGACGTTGGATCTTCTAGCCAGCCATTGCGATATTAATAAACACTACTTGTGCAGGTTATTTCAGAAATCCGAGAAAACATCACCGCTAGCCTATCTCAAAGACAGACGCATTGAGGTTGCAATTCGACTACTCCGCACAACGGAACTTCCGATTTCCCAAATTGGTCAACAATGCGGGTTTGAGAGTCCCAGCTATTTCGGCAAAGTTTTTCGGCAATATATGTCCATGTCGCCCAAAGAATATCGCTTGAATAAGTTAGAGTTTCCTTATGAGGCCATCTATTATGAGTAG
- a CDS encoding DUF3221 domain-containing protein, with product MKKITLFIFFSMIILAGCSNKDEKENYPVFEGTVVFKTDENDKYRFLVLQNISKEDLENGNLEDFIELAQDQEASYYLVDRETYETIEIGQRVRITTGFDQLEPSPPIRTVVSIEKID from the coding sequence ATGAAAAAAATAACATTGTTTATCTTCTTTAGTATGATTATACTTGCGGGCTGTTCTAACAAGGATGAGAAAGAGAATTATCCAGTTTTCGAGGGCACTGTAGTATTTAAAACAGATGAAAATGACAAGTACAGATTTCTTGTACTACAAAATATAAGTAAGGAAGATCTGGAGAATGGAAATCTTGAGGATTTTATAGAACTAGCACAAGACCAGGAAGCTTCGTATTATTTGGTCGATAGAGAAACATATGAAACAATTGAAATAGGCCAAAGAGTAAGAATTACTACTGGCTTTGACCAACTAGAACCCTCGCCACCCATTAGAACGGTTGTGAGTATTGAAAAAATAGACTAA
- a CDS encoding immunity 53 family protein, with amino-acid sequence MDSLKWIQSWYYENCDGDWEHSYGVRIDTVDNPGWSVEIDLTDTYLEDVPFDSIEEERTEEDWFYCIVRDGVFHSAGGAKNLEEMLNCFKNWASSLDRS; translated from the coding sequence ATGGATAGCCTAAAATGGATTCAAAGCTGGTATTATGAAAATTGTGACGGCGATTGGGAACATTCATACGGTGTGAGAATTGATACTGTAGATAATCCTGGTTGGTCTGTCGAAATCGATTTGACGGATACCTATTTAGAAGATGTGCCATTTGATTCGATTGAAGAAGAGAGAACTGAAGAAGATTGGTTCTACTGTATCGTGAGAGATGGAGTGTTTCACAGTGCAGGGGGAGCAAAAAATTTAGAAGAGATGCTTAATTGCTTCAAAAATTGGGCTTCGAGTTTGGATAGAAGTTAA
- a CDS encoding GDSL-type esterase/lipase family protein codes for MIRRTVSIQKSMFVSFLALLMVISLAVPPAPIRAESSSSQPGRQAEYLNRGLVAVLVDNGVFLSWRYLNNDPDDIAFNIYKNGTKVNASPISDVTNYVDTTGFDSSQYQISTVIAGKEQMQPEVVSVWHNDYLPIPLDKPADGRTKDGGTYSYYAGDASVADLDGDGEYEIVFLWSPSNSKDNSQAGYTGNVYIDAIKLDGTKLWRIDLGVNIRAGAHYTQLMVYDLDGNGKAEVVVKTADGTKDGQGTVIGDGTKDYRNDGGYILSGPEYLTLFNGETGAAVSTVNYDPPRGNVNDWGDGYGNRVDRFLGAIAYLDGTKPSVVMSRGYYTRTVLVAYDYVGGELVKRWTFDTNEAGSQYQSQGNHNLSVLDVDKDGKDEIMFGALAIDDDGSLLYSTGLGHGDAMHAGQLDPNREGYQVVSVHEHSDAAYGLEMRNAATGEILWGEKTGFDTGRGMSADIDPNYPGYESWATTVTNGQSVPVTNTYSAAGEAIYTVDEGPKTANFAIWWDGDLQRELLDHEWDNGTAKGIPLIYKWDYQNKKLNEIFRATGTLTNNHTKGNPALQADILGDWREELLLRSEDSSEYRLYTTTIPSDYRIPTLMQDPVYRLGVAWQNVAYNQPPHTGFYLGAEATAFPKADLALTREAEMLEPVYRFNFGTETASGSTNIQDTLYAQDLGYGFQDTSGVTVGANQVSVATGTTFAVDLPNANYKVTLRLGNDANDSNVGVKSEFVQKLAVTNVTVGTPLEYSYDIAVVDGQLDLLFTGTAIDIQDVIIEKYPEKAAGAATTIYMAGDSTMQSYSETQAPQEGWGQQFGRYFSNGAVIVNDAIGGRSSKSFMVDGRLDTILQRIKPGDFFFISFGHNDASAGIPDRYASPEDYKIYLARYVNGAKQRGATPVLLTPVGRRDFNTVTQQFNVSFPAYVQAAKEVAEEQDVPLIDLSKLSIAYYDKIGNTASEKVFLYANPGEYPKYPNGINDNTHFSSYGAQKIAGLVAGAVKDMELSISSLVIDPDISEPEPEPEAQLYEEDFEGDAANYQYAMVNATGIAGTMTGTVVEQSGNKVLSVAGSGSGNRAKVFRLFDAVNGDQVNVNFDWQSGNVSAYPSEGHLTIQDSNENALFTLYTKTGSTKIHYFVGAYNPDYGTGDTAIPEGGTATDISKNQWVNVDATVNFAEKTLDLTLTNLADPTVTQTIADISLSSGAYADNVRSMRFLGTRKGGGGTLNWTTQIDNLRIEGTQLSSEGGDQTALIALYDEIKALNLSDYTDASKAVVNRALAAAEAIFNTEATQAQVDHTFNMLTVAKDSLTSEPSEETSEYKFDFGAGSAADGYIKVDAKRAYIEGNGYGFADTALTKDENRETGDLLKEDFTRVNGTSFLVEMEPANYRVTMTIGDAEELTSANVVVEQMTKLPLTSIAKGEFKEITYDIALIDGVFNFNFTGNAPKINALKLERLPDHSASDKPVIYLASDSTVANYAENYRPQAGWGETLGGFFDPNEVSIDNRAVGGLSSKTFLVGGYLNDILLDIQEGDYLFMQWSHNDSTPSRPERYLTPEQFKVYLKEYINGALQRGAIPVLVTPVNRRDFTGEVLNKSFPEYVQAMKETAQETETLIIDLNQASWEHFQELGTEGTKSIFMWVGTTEDNTHLQMNGAIKVSELVARLVKELNIPLSDFVTLEGESPEQKAPHTTATVEGESQNDWYTSPVQVTFTASDEDSDIEGTYYQINGGETVSGTQLTLTEEGTHTITYWSVDVDGNKESEQSLSISIDLVPPTIEIHGQTEYTIDQHVEIGYTASDSVSDVEEPEDVLLDTPAYTLEPGLNQVTATVSDLAGWEQTVEYRFGVIATFDSLINLTNVFADESTDPNAGVLADQLTNTLEQAKQAANNREGAKARQLLASYGNDVQAARGTVFTDEQASVLIKWEEWLHQTTPLANGAPGTPVLSDNNGYDTGLKDGDYTITMNLWWGNNGNQFKLYENGELIKEISLVDQSPSAQSVQVDITGKKNGTYIYTGELINALGSTMSVPLTVIVTDASPGQAVLSNDNWDGDGNYNVTMNLWWGTNATEYELYENGVLIETQSLQSHSPGAQTAVTSISGRVPGIYEYEAVLRNSSGETRSHKLNVTVRE; via the coding sequence ATGATCCGAAGAACTGTTTCCATCCAGAAATCGATGTTTGTATCTTTTTTAGCACTCCTTATGGTTATTTCACTGGCTGTCCCTCCGGCGCCGATACGCGCAGAGTCATCAAGCAGCCAGCCGGGTCGCCAAGCAGAGTATCTTAACCGGGGATTGGTTGCGGTTCTTGTAGACAACGGCGTTTTTTTAAGCTGGAGGTATTTAAACAACGATCCAGATGATATCGCTTTCAATATATATAAAAATGGAACCAAAGTGAACGCATCGCCCATAAGCGATGTGACGAACTATGTAGACACCACTGGTTTCGACAGTTCGCAATATCAGATCTCCACCGTTATTGCAGGCAAAGAGCAAATGCAACCGGAGGTTGTATCGGTCTGGCATAACGATTATCTCCCTATTCCGCTCGATAAACCGGCCGACGGCCGGACTAAGGATGGTGGAACTTACTCCTATTATGCAGGTGACGCTTCCGTAGCTGACTTGGACGGGGATGGCGAGTATGAAATTGTTTTCCTGTGGAGTCCAAGCAATTCCAAGGACAATTCGCAGGCAGGTTATACCGGCAATGTGTATATCGATGCCATCAAACTGGATGGCACAAAGCTGTGGAGGATTGACCTGGGAGTCAACATCCGCGCCGGAGCACATTATACGCAGTTAATGGTGTATGACCTGGATGGCAACGGAAAGGCCGAGGTTGTTGTCAAGACGGCGGACGGCACGAAGGACGGCCAAGGCACAGTCATTGGTGATGGCACGAAGGATTATCGCAACGACGGCGGATACATACTGTCAGGTCCAGAATATCTCACGCTGTTTAACGGTGAGACTGGCGCGGCTGTATCTACCGTGAATTATGATCCACCAAGAGGCAACGTCAACGATTGGGGTGACGGCTATGGCAACCGTGTAGATCGGTTCCTTGGCGCGATTGCTTATCTGGACGGTACGAAGCCAAGTGTCGTGATGAGCCGGGGTTATTATACCCGCACAGTGCTTGTTGCTTATGATTATGTTGGCGGGGAACTCGTCAAACGCTGGACGTTCGACACGAACGAAGCAGGATCACAATATCAATCACAGGGCAACCATAATCTAAGTGTGCTGGATGTCGACAAGGACGGCAAGGACGAAATTATGTTTGGCGCCTTGGCCATTGATGATGACGGCAGCTTGCTGTACAGCACCGGACTCGGCCACGGTGACGCCATGCATGCCGGCCAGCTCGATCCGAACCGGGAGGGCTATCAGGTCGTAAGCGTGCATGAGCATTCGGATGCGGCATACGGACTGGAGATGCGCAATGCGGCAACAGGTGAAATCCTCTGGGGTGAGAAAACAGGTTTTGACACCGGTCGCGGGATGTCGGCGGACATTGATCCGAACTATCCGGGTTACGAATCATGGGCCACAACCGTTACCAACGGGCAAAGTGTACCTGTAACCAATACCTATTCAGCAGCCGGAGAGGCTATCTACACTGTGGACGAAGGGCCCAAAACCGCCAATTTCGCCATCTGGTGGGATGGAGATCTTCAGCGGGAGCTGTTGGACCATGAGTGGGATAATGGCACAGCCAAAGGAATTCCGCTCATCTATAAGTGGGATTACCAAAACAAAAAGCTGAATGAAATCTTCCGGGCAACCGGTACGTTAACGAACAACCATACCAAAGGCAATCCGGCACTTCAGGCGGACATTCTGGGCGACTGGCGTGAGGAGCTTCTGCTGCGTAGCGAAGATAGTTCGGAGTATCGTCTCTATACGACGACCATTCCTTCAGATTATCGCATCCCTACGCTGATGCAGGACCCTGTGTATCGACTTGGCGTAGCCTGGCAAAATGTAGCCTACAACCAGCCGCCTCATACCGGCTTTTATCTTGGAGCGGAAGCTACAGCATTCCCTAAAGCCGATCTGGCGCTGACTCGCGAAGCTGAAATGCTGGAGCCGGTCTACCGCTTTAATTTTGGTACAGAGACTGCGTCAGGAAGTACAAACATACAGGATACGCTCTACGCACAAGATCTGGGATACGGCTTCCAGGATACAAGTGGTGTTACGGTAGGGGCAAACCAGGTTTCGGTCGCAACAGGTACGACATTTGCTGTTGACCTGCCAAATGCCAACTATAAGGTGACGCTGCGATTGGGCAATGATGCAAATGACTCGAACGTTGGAGTTAAATCCGAATTCGTTCAGAAGCTCGCCGTAACCAATGTGACAGTAGGGACACCACTGGAGTATTCCTATGATATTGCTGTGGTGGATGGACAGCTTGATCTTCTCTTCACGGGTACAGCCATAGACATTCAAGACGTCATCATCGAGAAATATCCAGAGAAAGCGGCTGGTGCGGCAACAACGATCTATATGGCTGGTGATTCAACCATGCAATCGTACAGTGAAACGCAGGCTCCTCAAGAAGGATGGGGCCAGCAGTTCGGACGTTATTTCTCCAATGGGGCAGTGATCGTGAACGATGCGATCGGTGGCCGAAGCAGTAAATCCTTTATGGTAGACGGTCGTCTGGATACAATCCTGCAGCGAATTAAGCCGGGGGACTTCTTCTTCATTTCCTTTGGTCATAACGACGCCAGTGCAGGGATACCGGACCGTTACGCATCACCGGAGGACTATAAGATTTACTTGGCTCGTTATGTAAACGGTGCCAAACAACGGGGTGCTACACCGGTATTGCTGACTCCGGTTGGACGCAGGGATTTTAATACAGTGACTCAGCAATTCAACGTCAGTTTCCCTGCCTATGTGCAGGCTGCCAAAGAAGTGGCGGAAGAGCAGGACGTGCCACTGATTGATCTCAGCAAGTTGAGTATTGCTTACTACGACAAAATTGGTAATACAGCTTCGGAAAAAGTGTTCCTATATGCTAATCCGGGTGAATATCCAAAATACCCGAATGGAATCAACGATAATACGCATTTCAGCAGCTATGGTGCGCAGAAAATCGCCGGACTCGTTGCTGGTGCGGTCAAAGACATGGAGCTGAGCATCTCATCGCTGGTCATCGACCCGGATATTTCCGAGCCAGAACCAGAGCCGGAAGCCCAGCTATATGAGGAGGATTTTGAAGGCGACGCTGCCAACTACCAATATGCAATGGTCAATGCTACGGGTATTGCAGGAACCATGACGGGAACCGTTGTTGAACAGTCTGGAAATAAGGTACTGTCTGTCGCGGGTTCCGGATCGGGCAATCGGGCAAAGGTATTCCGTCTGTTCGATGCCGTAAACGGCGATCAGGTGAACGTGAACTTTGACTGGCAATCCGGTAATGTGAGTGCCTATCCATCAGAAGGTCATCTCACAATACAGGATTCTAACGAAAATGCCCTGTTCACGCTGTATACGAAAACCGGAAGCACCAAAATTCATTATTTTGTCGGTGCATATAACCCAGACTACGGCACAGGGGATACAGCCATACCCGAAGGGGGAACGGCTACAGATATTTCCAAGAACCAGTGGGTCAATGTGGATGCAACCGTTAATTTTGCCGAGAAAACATTGGATCTGACATTAACGAACCTAGCCGATCCGACAGTTACCCAAACGATTGCAGATATCTCGCTGAGTTCCGGTGCATATGCGGACAACGTCAGATCCATGCGGTTCCTGGGAACGAGAAAAGGCGGTGGAGGCACGTTGAACTGGACTACCCAGATCGACAACCTGCGGATTGAAGGCACTCAGCTCTCTTCGGAGGGCGGCGATCAGACGGCCTTAATCGCTCTGTACGATGAGATTAAAGCACTGAATCTGTCGGATTATACAGATGCATCGAAGGCCGTGGTGAACCGGGCTTTGGCAGCTGCGGAAGCTATATTCAATACGGAAGCTACCCAAGCTCAAGTTGACCATACGTTTAACATGCTAACTGTTGCGAAGGATTCATTGACAAGTGAACCGAGCGAAGAGACAAGTGAATACAAATTTGACTTTGGTGCCGGCAGCGCAGCCGACGGATACATCAAGGTAGATGCCAAAAGAGCGTACATTGAAGGCAACGGGTACGGTTTTGCCGATACTGCACTCACCAAAGATGAGAACCGGGAAACCGGAGATTTGCTCAAGGAAGATTTCACACGAGTAAACGGTACCTCTTTCCTGGTGGAAATGGAGCCGGCGAATTACCGGGTAACGATGACCATCGGGGATGCGGAGGAATTGACCAGCGCAAATGTCGTTGTAGAACAGATGACAAAGCTGCCGCTTACAAGCATTGCCAAGGGCGAATTCAAAGAAATCACGTATGACATTGCCCTGATCGATGGGGTCTTTAACTTCAATTTCACCGGAAATGCACCGAAGATCAATGCGCTGAAGCTGGAGCGTCTGCCAGATCACAGTGCAAGCGATAAACCTGTTATTTATTTGGCCAGCGATTCCACTGTGGCCAATTACGCGGAGAACTACCGTCCGCAAGCGGGCTGGGGAGAAACGTTAGGTGGATTTTTTGATCCAAATGAAGTCAGTATTGATAACCGGGCAGTTGGAGGTTTGAGCAGCAAAACCTTCCTGGTCGGTGGATATCTCAACGATATTTTACTCGACATTCAAGAAGGCGATTATCTGTTCATGCAGTGGTCTCATAATGATTCCACACCTTCACGTCCAGAGCGTTATCTTACGCCTGAGCAATTTAAGGTATATCTAAAAGAATACATTAACGGTGCTCTGCAGAGAGGGGCAATTCCAGTTCTGGTCACGCCAGTGAATCGTCGTGATTTTACCGGAGAGGTGCTAAATAAAAGCTTCCCGGAATACGTACAGGCGATGAAAGAAACGGCGCAGGAAACGGAAACGCTTATCATCGATCTGAACCAAGCTAGTTGGGAGCATTTCCAGGAGCTTGGCACAGAAGGAACCAAATCGATATTCATGTGGGTAGGTACAACGGAAGACAATACACATTTGCAGATGAATGGCGCAATCAAGGTGTCTGAACTCGTGGCACGACTTGTGAAGGAATTGAATATTCCGCTATCTGATTTTGTCACGCTGGAAGGGGAATCTCCGGAACAGAAGGCTCCGCATACTACGGCAACTGTGGAAGGAGAATCGCAGAACGACTGGTATACTTCTCCAGTCCAAGTAACCTTCACAGCAAGCGATGAAGATTCCGATATCGAAGGGACCTATTATCAAATCAATGGTGGCGAAACGGTGAGTGGCACACAGTTGACCCTAACTGAAGAAGGTACACATACCATCACCTACTGGAGCGTCGATGTTGACGGTAACAAAGAGAGTGAACAGTCTTTGTCCATATCCATTGATCTCGTACCTCCAACCATTGAAATTCATGGTCAAACCGAATACACCATTGATCAGCATGTGGAAATTGGCTATACAGCCTCCGATTCGGTATCCGATGTGGAAGAACCGGAGGATGTGCTTCTCGACACTCCTGCGTATACACTGGAACCCGGCCTGAACCAGGTTACGGCAACGGTCTCCGATTTGGCTGGCTGGGAACAGACGGTAGAATATCGTTTTGGCGTTATTGCTACATTCGACAGCCTGATCAATCTGACCAACGTCTTTGCAGATGAATCGACTGATCCTAATGCTGGTGTTCTTGCTGATCAGCTCACAAACACGTTGGAGCAGGCCAAACAGGCAGCAAACAATCGTGAAGGAGCAAAAGCGCGTCAATTGCTTGCATCCTACGGTAATGACGTTCAAGCAGCTAGAGGAACCGTATTTACGGATGAGCAGGCAAGTGTGCTGATTAAGTGGGAGGAATGGCTCCATCAGACAACGCCACTAGCAAACGGTGCCCCAGGCACTCCGGTGTTATCCGATAATAATGGTTACGACACGGGGCTCAAAGATGGAGACTATACAATCACTATGAATCTGTGGTGGGGGAATAACGGCAATCAGTTCAAGCTGTATGAGAATGGTGAATTGATTAAAGAAATTTCTCTGGTCGATCAATCCCCGTCCGCACAATCTGTTCAAGTTGATATTACTGGAAAGAAAAATGGCACCTATATCTATACTGGAGAATTGATCAATGCACTGGGTTCAACCATGAGTGTTCCACTGACAGTCATCGTAACGGATGCTTCCCCGGGGCAAGCTGTTCTGTCGAACGACAACTGGGATGGTGACGGCAACTATAATGTCACCATGAATCTGTGGTGGGGAACAAACGCAACCGAATACGAACTTTACGAAAATGGTGTATTGATTGAAACACAATCACTGCAATCTCATTCGCCTGGTGCACAGACTGCGGTTACCTCAATCTCTGGAAGGGTACCCGGAATCTACGAGTATGAAGCTGTACTTCGCAATTCTTCAGGGGAAACCAGATCACACAAATTAAATGTGACGGTACGAGAGTAG
- a CDS encoding SDR family NAD(P)-dependent oxidoreductase has protein sequence MGKLQDKVAVITGGASGIGAATARLFVSEGAKVVLVDLNEEKGKAFEQELKALKAEALFIKANITSEEEVSEIFKQTVEAFGQVDIVFNNAGIGRVHPTHELDYAEWRNTVNVDLDGVFLVARESIREMLKIGGGTIVNTASMYGWVGSPGSAAYNAAKGGVVNLTRSLALEYAEQNIRVNSLCPGFIDTPIIPEESKQALSAATPMKRLGQAEEMAKAVLFLASDDSSYMTGNSLIIDGGYTAQ, from the coding sequence ATGGGCAAACTTCAAGATAAAGTTGCAGTCATCACAGGAGGAGCATCCGGGATTGGTGCAGCGACAGCTCGCTTATTCGTTTCCGAAGGAGCTAAAGTGGTCTTGGTGGATCTGAATGAAGAAAAAGGCAAGGCGTTTGAGCAGGAACTGAAAGCGCTTAAAGCAGAAGCTCTCTTTATTAAAGCAAACATAACAAGTGAAGAAGAGGTTTCTGAGATTTTCAAACAAACTGTAGAAGCATTTGGTCAAGTGGATATCGTATTCAACAATGCGGGAATCGGACGTGTTCATCCGACGCATGAGCTTGATTATGCCGAATGGCGCAATACAGTCAATGTTGACCTGGACGGCGTATTCTTGGTTGCTCGTGAATCGATTCGCGAAATGCTCAAAATTGGTGGAGGTACAATCGTCAACACGGCTTCCATGTACGGATGGGTTGGTTCGCCTGGCTCTGCAGCCTACAATGCAGCTAAAGGCGGCGTTGTAAACCTGACTCGTTCGCTCGCGCTGGAGTATGCTGAGCAGAATATTCGGGTGAACTCCCTTTGCCCTGGCTTCATCGATACACCAATTATCCCGGAAGAGAGCAAACAAGCACTTTCTGCGGCAACACCAATGAAACGTCTGGGTCAAGCAGAAGAGATGGCAAAAGCCGTTCTGTTCCTGGCTAGCGACGACTCTTCATATATGACAGGAAATAGCCTCATCATAGATGGAGGATACACCGCTCAATAA
- a CDS encoding CdaR family transcriptional regulator produces MSIRQPAEDLNAFMAEVFEPLQPAKGQTGGLEETLMTYMACGGSAVQAAAALHIHINTLYQRIHKIEEILGMSLSNQEHLLHLQLVCYLKQTYRSS; encoded by the coding sequence TTGTCTATCCGGCAACCGGCTGAGGATTTGAATGCGTTTATGGCAGAGGTATTCGAGCCACTTCAGCCTGCCAAAGGGCAGACCGGTGGGCTAGAAGAAACACTGATGACGTATATGGCGTGTGGAGGTTCTGCGGTCCAAGCTGCGGCAGCACTTCATATTCATATCAATACTTTGTATCAGCGTATTCATAAAATCGAAGAGATTCTGGGCATGTCCCTGAGTAATCAGGAGCATCTGCTCCATCTGCAACTGGTCTGTTATCTAAAGCAGACATATCGTTCATCGTGA
- a CDS encoding TetR/AcrR family transcriptional regulator, producing the protein MNNELTVTSQHRNRTKEHLKTALIQLIKKKGFHGVSVKDIVDQAGYNRSTFYLHYQDKYILAEELLSMTLEGLRGAVGKPYWHGQKVSTNKLDAESFQIVDYIYEHRDFFELIQYDDTLPGLHTGFPQTILKIYQEQFVFETINNSPVNMDYFKYYTAYGFFGLLNNWILSGYRESREAFIKNVIELTKTHIHSFHYVGNTFES; encoded by the coding sequence ATGAATAATGAACTTACTGTGACATCTCAACATCGTAATCGAACCAAGGAGCACCTAAAAACCGCTCTGATTCAGCTCATTAAGAAAAAAGGATTTCATGGTGTTTCTGTCAAAGACATCGTTGATCAGGCGGGTTATAATCGCAGCACGTTTTATTTACACTACCAGGATAAATATATTCTCGCCGAAGAGTTGTTGAGTATGACACTCGAAGGATTGAGGGGCGCAGTAGGCAAACCCTATTGGCACGGTCAAAAGGTTTCAACCAACAAGCTGGATGCCGAATCTTTTCAAATCGTGGATTATATCTACGAGCACCGTGATTTCTTCGAACTGATTCAATACGATGATACGTTACCCGGTCTACATACAGGCTTTCCACAAACCATACTCAAAATCTATCAGGAGCAATTTGTCTTTGAGACGATCAACAACTCCCCAGTGAACATGGACTATTTCAAGTACTATACCGCCTACGGTTTTTTTGGACTATTGAACAATTGGATATTAAGCGGATATCGTGAATCACGCGAGGCATTTATAAAAAACGTGATTGAACTCACCAAAACGCATATTCACTCTTTTCATTATGTCGGTAATACGTTTGAATCATGA